The Euphorbia lathyris chromosome 3, ddEupLath1.1, whole genome shotgun sequence genome contains a region encoding:
- the LOC136224232 gene encoding leucine-rich repeat extensin-like protein 3, with translation MHMQRKMKSNIVIVILLSLLLITHCLAQNIQHKQGAEEYDDEKRTRSRGKRRHGRRRSKKCDPLFEYLFDRCGRWPFPTYPSPQNPFDPLPSPSPPKPPPLVPSPPPIPLLPSPPPPPPTVLPCPPPPVLPSPPPCNCATSPPPSSPPPILSSPPPPSPPPPSPPPPSPPPPSSPPPIPPSPPLVSSPPPPLLFPPPPDLPIFFPPSPLVPSPPPPQVTPSPIIPWLSPPDVFTPAPPLVPIFEPPMLPDIPSPPDELIPAPPLVPMFSPPTEPDLPPLPPNDFFTPAPPLVLLFDPPPAQDLPPVVPIFSPPSDEFPPFIFTPPDVFVAPPLVPENP, from the coding sequence ATGCATATGCAAAGAAAGATGAAGTCAAATATAGTGATTGTGATTCTGTTATCTCTGCTGTTGATAACACATTGTTTGGCTCAAAACATTCAACACAAACAAGGAGCAGAAGAATATGATGATGAAAAGAGAACCAGAAGCAGAGGTAAAAGAAGACATGGAAGGCGACGATCAAAAAAGTGCGATCCTTTGTTTGAATACTTATTTGATAGATGTGGCAGATGGCCTTTCCCTACTTACCCTTCCCCTCAAAACCCTTTTGACCCCTTACCCTCACCTTCCCCTCCTAAACCACCACCCCTTGTACCTTCTCCTCCTCCTATTCCACTGCTCCCATCCCCACCCCCACCCCCGCCCACCGTCTTACCCTGTCCACCACCGCCTGTACTTCCATCTCCTCCGCCTTGTAATTGTGCTACATCTCCACCCCCCTCCTCGCCTCCTCCTATACTTTCCTCACCACCACCGCCATCTCCCCCTCCACCATCACCGCCACCTCCATCTCCGCCACCTCCCTCTTCGCCTCCACCTATTCCTCCATCCCCGCCTCTGGTTTCATCTCCACCACCTCCACTACTGTTTCCCCCGCCTCCTGACTTACCGATCTTTTTTCCACCATCACCATTAGTCCCTTCTCCACCGCCACCTCAAGTGACACCATCGCCGATAATTCCATGGCTGTCACCGCCAGATGTATTTACTCCTGCGCCACCGTTAGTTCCAATATTTGAGCCACCAATGCTACCGGATATACCATCGCCACCGGATGAGTTAATACCAGCACCACCCCTAGTGCCTATGTTTTCTCCTCCAACCGAACCGGACCTGCCACCACTGCCTCCTAATGATTTTTTTACTCCAGCACCACCATTGGTCCTTTTGTTTGATCCACCGCCGGCGCAAGATTTACCGCCAGTGGTTCCCATATTTTCTCCACCATCTGATGAGTTTCCACCATTTATATTTACTCCACCAGATGTTTTTGTAGCACCTCCCCTGGTGCCGGAGAATCCATGA